In the Thermosipho affectus genome, one interval contains:
- a CDS encoding DUF7010 family protein gives MDLKVWKEELSVKCKNGIAFLLSASVVWGVMLVILLSPFSLETKNSLILWSTALLFPLAMFFSKIFKAQWKIDDNPLSILGFYLNIAQLIYYPIVIWAMIKRPEEMIIFLAMITSAHFFPYGWYYGTKIFMVMSVFMSVSILLVSLKLALDTLWVVPALMIAFLIVLVILLYKDYKKKEA, from the coding sequence ATGGATTTAAAGGTTTGGAAGGAAGAGTTGTCTGTAAAGTGTAAAAATGGGATAGCGTTTTTACTATCTGCTTCTGTGGTTTGGGGAGTTATGCTTGTTATATTGTTATCCCCATTTTCATTAGAAACAAAAAATTCATTGATTTTATGGTCTACGGCTTTGTTATTTCCGCTTGCAATGTTTTTTTCGAAAATCTTTAAGGCACAATGGAAGATAGACGATAATCCTCTTTCTATTTTGGGATTTTATTTAAACATAGCACAGCTTATATATTATCCAATAGTGATATGGGCTATGATAAAAAGGCCCGAAGAAATGATAATTTTTCTTGCCATGATAACGAGCGCACACTTTTTTCCATATGGCTGGTATTATGGCACTAAAATTTTTATGGTGATGTCAGTTTTTATGTCAGTATCAATTTTACTTGTTAGTCTTAAATTAGCTTTGGATACTTTATGGGTTGTACCTGCATTAATGATAGCTTTTTTAA
- a CDS encoding DUF2202 domain-containing protein, whose amino-acid sequence MLKKLSVVIFLGIVLVLFMAAGPNVPLNNGMNAGFDFVSVKDQLVSMPKQALSSDEISGLLIMREEEKLARDVYFKLYELWKVQIFLNISKSEQTHMDTVKILLDKYNIDDPVKEDVEGKFVNQEIQELYNELIEIGSKSYKDALIVGMIIEDLDIADLQSWIQKADNEDIKAVYSNLMKGSRNHMRSFYRNLKNIGGDYTPQHITKEEFEEMISTSIERGPVK is encoded by the coding sequence ATGTTAAAAAAACTTAGTGTGGTAATATTTTTGGGGATTGTTTTGGTTTTATTCATGGCAGCTGGGCCTAACGTGCCTTTAAATAATGGGATGAATGCTGGTTTTGATTTTGTTTCTGTAAAAGATCAGCTTGTTTCTATGCCGAAACAAGCACTTTCATCAGATGAAATAAGTGGGCTTTTGATTATGAGAGAGGAAGAAAAACTTGCAAGAGATGTGTATTTCAAGCTTTATGAACTTTGGAAAGTACAGATATTTTTGAATATATCAAAATCTGAGCAAACACATATGGATACTGTAAAGATATTACTTGACAAATACAATATAGATGATCCCGTGAAAGAAGATGTAGAAGGAAAATTTGTAAATCAAGAAATCCAGGAGCTTTATAATGAACTTATTGAGATTGGTTCAAAATCCTACAAGGATGCTTTAATAGTGGGGATGATAATAGAAGACCTTGATATAGCTGATCTTCAATCTTGGATTCAAAAGGCTGACAACGAAGATATAAAAGCTGTATATAGCAATTTAATGAAAGGTTCAAGGAATCACATGAGGTCTTTTTACAGAAATCTCAAGAATATAGGAGGAGATTACACACCACAACATATAACAAAAGAAGAGTTTGAAGAAATGATTTCTACATCTATTGAAAGGGGACCGGTAAAATAA
- a CDS encoding TM1812 family CRISPR-associated protein yields MEIIFFLTKDAKSNENWIKHAKPELKRKNVHYDVIDISEEISIKDFLKEILRVIDENDEVEIDITHAFRWFPMVLLVADMYLKEAKNSKITGIWYGEYYKDKDETRALNKVEVLEFTEWLYAAKLFKEYAYTKSLASLIKVKIKEEKSKNGKFKKDIKKLNDLRKNLERLSFYLRLGSVEELKKNINNLVECLNNREFLYEIEEFIPELSPQKV; encoded by the coding sequence TTGGAAATCATCTTCTTTTTAACTAAAGATGCAAAAAGTAATGAAAATTGGATAAAACATGCAAAGCCTGAATTGAAGAGAAAGAACGTACATTATGATGTAATTGATATATCAGAAGAAATATCAATAAAAGATTTTTTGAAAGAGATTTTAAGGGTTATAGATGAAAATGATGAAGTTGAAATAGATATTACCCATGCATTTAGATGGTTTCCAATGGTTTTACTTGTAGCGGATATGTATTTAAAAGAGGCGAAAAATTCAAAAATTACAGGAATTTGGTATGGGGAATATTATAAAGATAAAGATGAAACAAGGGCTTTAAATAAAGTAGAGGTTTTAGAATTTACAGAATGGTTGTATGCGGCAAAGTTGTTTAAAGAGTATGCTTATACAAAGAGTTTAGCAAGTTTGATTAAAGTAAAAATTAAAGAAGAAAAATCAAAAAATGGTAAGTTTAAAAAAGATATTAAAAAATTAAATGATTTAAGAAAAAATTTAGAAAGACTTAGTTTTTATTTAAGGCTTGGTTCAGTTGAAGAGTTAAAAAAGAATATAAACAATCTTGTGGAGTGTTTGAATAATAGGGAATTTTTATATGAGATAGAAGAGTTTATCCCTGAACTTTCACCGCAAAAGGTATGA
- a CDS encoding sigma factor: MNVYEKYKKEVDMIAGRYFKRYGYKCESYEDLKQTIWYILLCALKKFDGRGNERMFVLNFVKNKLISILKYNRKPPYCKNFPFTPLKMDYISGDDEKSKIFKEMQGEYE, encoded by the coding sequence ATGAATGTATATGAAAAGTATAAAAAAGAGGTTGATATGATAGCAGGGAGGTATTTTAAAAGGTATGGTTATAAATGTGAGTCATATGAAGACTTAAAACAAACTATATGGTATATATTACTATGCGCGCTAAAAAAGTTTGATGGAAGAGGAAATGAGAGGATGTTTGTATTAAATTTTGTAAAAAATAAGTTGATTTCGATATTAAAATATAACAGAAAACCACCATATTGTAAAAATTTCCCATTTACACCATTAAAAATGGATTATATTTCAGGAGATGATGAAAAAAGCAAAATTTTTAAAGAGATGCAAGGAGAGTATGAATAA
- a CDS encoding DUF2922 domain-containing protein, whose protein sequence is MKRLALVFRNQTEGKSLRINIPEPIENIDSAELETDAQSLIDNGLVPAGYVFDEARVIETNTNVVLDLIQ, encoded by the coding sequence ATGAAAAGGTTGGCTTTGGTTTTTAGAAATCAAACAGAGGGAAAAAGTTTAAGAATTAACATTCCTGAACCAATAGAAAATATTGATTCGGCAGAACTTGAGACAGACGCACAAAGTTTAATAGACAATGGGCTTGTACCAGCAGGATATGTTTTTGATGAAGCACGTGTTATTGAAACAAACACAAACGTTGTTCTTGATTTAATTCAGTAA
- a CDS encoding DUF1659 domain-containing protein has product MKKLSIKYLTGTDANGEPVFKRQTLNVGDTVDVVKANAIVQIIDKYTNYSVDSAMVVTYEIVE; this is encoded by the coding sequence ATGAAAAAGCTTTCTATTAAGTATCTTACAGGCACAGATGCAAATGGAGAACCAGTTTTTAAAAGACAAACATTAAATGTTGGGGATACTGTGGATGTTGTTAAGGCAAATGCTATTGTCCAGATTATTGACAAATACACAAATTATTCCGTAGATAGTGCTATGGTTGTTACTTATGAGATAGTTGAGTGA
- a CDS encoding AlbA family DNA-binding domain-containing protein gives MILNEIKKGENKNLEFKEKLSSRNKKSFLKTVVAFANGLGGNVIFVIKDGTKEIGGVPDKELVHLMDRINNMVRDR, from the coding sequence ATAATACTTAATGAAATTAAGAAAGGTGAAAATAAAAATCTTGAGTTTAAAGAAAAACTTTCTAGTAGAAATAAAAAGTCATTTTTAAAAACTGTTGTTGCATTTGCAAATGGTTTAGGTGGAAATGTAATTTTTGTAATAAAAGACGGAACAAAGGAAATAGGTGGTGTGCCAGATAAAGAACTAGTTCATTTAATGGATAGAATAAATAATATGGTACGTGATAGATGA
- a CDS encoding RloB domain-containing protein, with protein sequence MLHFDYYNTPLTTKDCIKKLKDRFPVYRKNFGDVYYRFVDKKYVAIENAKRMENEHKKQGNTKPSSKNPSTLVYKLVIELEKFLK encoded by the coding sequence TTGTTGCATTTTGATTATTATAATACACCATTAACAACTAAAGATTGTATAAAAAAACTAAAAGATAGATTTCCTGTATACAGGAAAAATTTTGGTGATGTTTATTATAGATTTGTTGATAAAAAATATGTAGCTATTGAAAATGCAAAAAGGATGGAAAATGAGCACAAAAAGCAAGGTAATACAAAACCTTCTTCAAAAAATCCTTCTACTCTTGTTTATAAATTAGTTATTGAACTTGAAAAATTTTTGAAATAA
- a CDS encoding AAA family ATPase: MFRANLENKRLKEAKIFERIDQKIERGNFSESKGVEKKTSENTLFLSSLAQWNSKLARQIVSFFKKINVIMWEFPYFSSPAQTLNLFEKGKITKEEILSFLKKADFDIVDFEYTKSEIDISKLPDLVKNTIVDANIREQDKLFNVKLYTYHNIYDENGNVIDVEKFNFEEESAGTKKLFNIIGEIIYALKEEKILFIDELDTQLHPTLLKAVVEFFALNIGFCCILIIIIHH, from the coding sequence TTGTTTCGCGCAAATCTTGAAAACAAAAGATTAAAAGAAGCTAAAATATTTGAAAGAATAGACCAAAAGATAGAAAGAGGCAATTTTTCTGAATCAAAAGGTGTGGAAAAGAAAACAAGTGAAAACACACTTTTTCTTTCTTCTCTTGCTCAATGGAATAGTAAGCTTGCAAGACAAATAGTTAGTTTTTTCAAAAAGATTAACGTTATAATGTGGGAATTTCCTTATTTTTCTTCTCCGGCTCAAACTCTAAATTTATTTGAAAAAGGAAAAATTACAAAGGAAGAAATACTTAGTTTTTTAAAAAAGGCAGACTTTGATATAGTAGATTTCGAATATACAAAAAGTGAAATAGATATATCGAAGTTGCCTGATTTGGTAAAAAATACGATTGTAGATGCTAATATTAGAGAACAAGATAAGCTATTTAATGTAAAACTTTATACATATCATAATATATACGATGAAAATGGAAATGTTATTGATGTAGAAAAATTTAATTTTGAAGAAGAATCTGCTGGAACAAAAAAACTTTTCAATATAATTGGTGAAATTATTTATGCATTAAAAGAGGAAAAAATATTGTTTATAGATGAATTAGATACCCAGCTTCATCCCACGTTATTAAAAGCAGTAGTCGAGTTCTTTGCTTTGAATATTGGTTTTTGTTGCATTTTGATTATTATAATACACCATTAA
- a CDS encoding DUF2922 family protein codes for MKRLSLVYRNQTEGKSLRINIPEPIDNIDSAELEQDAQSLIDNGLVPAGYVFMEKIKRKK; via the coding sequence ATGAAAAGGTTGAGTTTGGTTTATAGAAATCAAACAGAAGGAAAAAGTTTAAGGATCAATATCCCAGAACCAATAGACAACATTGATTCTGCTGAATTAGAACAAGACGCACAAAGTTTAATAGACAACGGACTTGTTCCAGCAGGGTACGTATTTATGGAGAAAATAAAAAGAAAGAAGTAA
- a CDS encoding sigma-70 family RNA polymerase sigma factor — MEIYKKYKKDVEMVAGRYFKRYGYKCDSYEDLKQTICYILLCAIEKFDGLISIVKYNRKPPYCKETPFTPLKMEYISGDDENNCAFKEFQGEYIV; from the coding sequence ATGGAGATATATAAGAAATATAAAAAAGACGTTGAAATGGTAGCGGGAAGATATTTCAAACGATATGGTTATAAATGTGACTCTTATGAAGACTTGAAACAAACCATATGTTATATATTACTATGCGCAATAGAAAAATTTGATGGATTGATTTCAATCGTAAAATACAACAGGAAACCACCATATTGCAAAGAAACCCCATTTACGCCATTAAAGATGGAATATATCTCGGGAGATGATGAAAACAACTGTGCATTCAAAGAATTCCAAGGAGAATACATAGTATAA
- a CDS encoding lipopolysaccharide biosynthesis protein: protein MLEKEYKVLAKNTVIISLGTFGSRAISFFLLPIFTRVLTKADYGKIDFFATTISLLLPFLTLGIVDAVFRFTMEKTGEEEKSGVLSSALMVSFWGILVFLVFVPIISKIESISELTIYMVFAFAINSVLSIFKTYIRAKQKLLIFALGDIIHTISFATLGIVFVVVLRYGIKGYFLGYILSSLVDVLFLLIFGKIYKDISLKNVSLQKIRNMLEYSIPLIPNGLSWWIMNVSDRYLIIFYLGFAANGIYSVSYKFMSLITILNGIFYQAWQISAVEQYKSRNKDEFYSKIFRILSTFLLLIVMVFSIVLKPIMRIMVGASFYEAWRYVLFLFLGAIFSAFSSFFGVGYIASKKTVGAFKTSVVGAMVNIGINIVFIPIIGAQAAAISTMMAFLAMWIMRIFETRKYFRIKNNWIKLVLSFLLVSLSLFVNFIQKIFIMYTIQIATLIVFILINRKEIKAILLKIKVAIISKTGR, encoded by the coding sequence ATTCTGGAAAAAGAGTATAAAGTACTTGCGAAAAATACAGTTATAATATCACTTGGAACATTTGGTTCAAGAGCAATTTCCTTTTTTTTATTACCAATTTTTACAAGGGTTCTTACCAAAGCTGATTATGGAAAAATAGATTTTTTTGCTACAACGATAAGTCTATTACTGCCATTTCTTACATTAGGGATTGTTGATGCGGTGTTTCGTTTTACAATGGAAAAAACAGGTGAAGAAGAAAAATCGGGGGTACTTTCTTCGGCGTTAATGGTTTCTTTTTGGGGGATTTTAGTATTTTTAGTATTTGTTCCAATAATATCTAAAATAGAAAGTATATCCGAATTAACAATTTATATGGTATTTGCATTTGCGATAAATTCTGTTCTTTCAATTTTTAAGACATATATTAGGGCAAAACAAAAGCTTTTGATATTTGCATTAGGTGATATAATACACACAATTTCATTTGCAACGCTTGGGATAGTGTTTGTAGTGGTTTTAAGGTATGGAATAAAAGGATATTTTCTAGGATATATACTTTCAAGTTTAGTAGATGTGTTATTTCTTTTAATATTTGGAAAGATATACAAAGACATATCATTAAAAAATGTGTCATTACAAAAGATAAGAAATATGTTAGAATATTCAATTCCTTTAATACCAAATGGACTTTCCTGGTGGATAATGAATGTATCGGATAGATATTTAATAATATTTTACCTGGGATTTGCGGCAAATGGGATTTATTCAGTATCGTATAAATTTATGTCACTAATAACGATATTAAATGGGATATTTTATCAAGCATGGCAAATATCAGCGGTAGAGCAATATAAAAGTAGAAATAAAGATGAATTTTACTCTAAAATATTTAGAATACTGTCAACGTTTTTGTTACTAATAGTAATGGTATTTTCGATAGTATTAAAACCGATAATGAGGATAATGGTAGGAGCAAGCTTTTATGAAGCATGGAGATACGTACTATTTTTGTTTTTAGGAGCGATATTTTCAGCATTTTCAAGTTTTTTTGGAGTGGGGTATATAGCATCAAAAAAGACGGTAGGAGCGTTTAAAACATCGGTAGTAGGAGCTATGGTAAATATAGGAATAAATATAGTGTTTATACCAATAATTGGAGCGCAAGCAGCAGCAATTTCAACGATGATGGCATTTTTAGCTATGTGGATAATGAGAATATTTGAAACAAGGAAGTATTTTAGAATAAAGAATAATTGGATAAAGTTGGTTTTAAGCTTTTTATTGGTTTCTTTGTCGCTTTTTGTAAATTTTATTCAAAAAATCTTTATTATGTATACTATACAAATAGCAACATTGATAGTTTTCATTTTGATAAATAGAAAGGAAATTAAAGCAATTTTATTAAAAATAAAAGTAGCGATTATTTCCAAAACAGGTAGATAA
- a CDS encoding Coenzyme F420 hydrogenase/dehydrogenase, beta subunit C-terminal domain produces MKNNVFEKIKFKCIGCGLCEGICPKKCINIHEVSNKGILPFVDSKKCSSCGLCVDVCPTDLMSKKENLNDVKEIFVGKSKNKEIIKNSSSGGIVSSIIIDLFDKERIDAALVAFFDRHLNIYGDFLTSKNKVLQHSGSFYHTSKQLLNIEKIKKYKSVLFVGLPCHNIAFEKFCQKFNINNVYATISLTCTIGRMKNGMKEYLKENNLLYVLEKNVKSYKSRYGLKRPGNIIITLEDGRKITIDCLDYLVSKDYFFIPDGCLNCKKLFGLEFSDISIGDNWGIDTEEKIAIFTANTKKGLQIIKENKLISVSNLGIEELKKSQPLGYPLKYFNRKRVNKQIKFLKYMYRNFSKYPLVKKLIYKLRGLLLKNIKNSERKK; encoded by the coding sequence ATGAAAAATAACGTTTTTGAAAAAATAAAGTTTAAATGTATAGGTTGTGGACTTTGTGAAGGAATATGTCCTAAGAAATGTATAAATATACATGAGGTTTCAAATAAAGGTATATTACCTTTTGTTGATAGTAAAAAATGTTCTTCTTGTGGGCTTTGTGTTGATGTTTGTCCAACGGATTTAATGAGCAAAAAAGAAAATCTTAATGATGTTAAAGAAATATTTGTTGGAAAATCAAAAAATAAGGAAATTATTAAAAACTCATCTTCGGGCGGAATTGTCTCATCAATAATTATTGACTTATTCGATAAAGAGAGAATAGATGCAGCTTTAGTAGCGTTTTTTGATAGGCATTTGAATATTTATGGCGATTTTTTGACTTCAAAAAATAAGGTTTTGCAGCATTCAGGTTCATTTTATCATACGTCAAAACAGCTTTTAAACATAGAAAAAATAAAAAAATATAAATCAGTTTTATTTGTAGGACTTCCTTGTCATAATATAGCGTTTGAAAAATTTTGTCAAAAATTTAATATAAATAATGTTTATGCAACAATTAGTTTGACTTGTACAATTGGAAGAATGAAAAATGGAATGAAAGAATATTTGAAAGAAAATAATCTACTTTATGTACTTGAAAAAAATGTTAAAAGTTATAAATCAAGATACGGTTTAAAAAGACCCGGGAATATTATTATAACTCTAGAAGATGGAAGAAAGATTACAATTGATTGTTTGGATTATCTTGTTAGTAAAGATTACTTTTTTATTCCTGATGGTTGTCTAAATTGTAAAAAATTATTTGGATTAGAATTTTCAGATATCTCTATTGGAGATAATTGGGGAATTGATACTGAGGAAAAAATAGCAATTTTTACAGCAAACACAAAAAAGGGGTTGCAAATAATAAAAGAAAATAAACTGATTAGTGTATCTAATTTGGGTATTGAAGAACTAAAAAAATCGCAACCATTAGGTTATCCTTTAAAATATTTTAATAGAAAAAGAGTAAATAAGCAAATTAAGTTTTTAAAGTATATGTACAGAAATTTCTCAAAATATCCCCTGGTAAAAAAACTTATATATAAATTAAGAGGGCTTTTATTGAAAAATATAAAAAATTCCGAGAGAAAGAAATGA
- a CDS encoding polysaccharide pyruvyl transferase family protein, producing MKIGILTFNWAINYGAVLQMYAEYKYLSKDNEVYVINYVPDYFANMYNKRIFYTQIRFKTAIKKLMEKFIKFEQYKKFEKFINENMLLTEKAKNRNELSKIINKFDLVIVGSDQVWNYDITKEYIGDYLLYNINCNKISYAASLGKNEIKRELVDLFCESLEKFDFVSLREKTSIDYVNKICKGKKYNLCIDPVFLISSNEWKKISENSNYKIPRNGYVLVYMLEYNPNLLKTARYLSEKYNIPVLSIEIPFIRFFGKNFGIKKLHDVGPIDFVKLFLKAKYILTNSFHGTAFSLIFHKPFISFAHSKVNSRMENLLSLYQLENVQIKNTLNNFEIVEEILKKTQKAYSNLENKEISKVIENSKQYLVEALKKIELKLKREKHEK from the coding sequence ATGAAAATAGGTATATTAACATTTAATTGGGCCATCAATTATGGAGCTGTGTTACAGATGTATGCGGAATATAAATATTTAAGTAAAGACAATGAGGTTTATGTTATAAACTATGTTCCAGATTATTTTGCTAATATGTATAATAAAAGGATTTTTTATACACAAATTCGTTTTAAGACGGCAATTAAAAAATTAATGGAGAAATTTATAAAATTCGAACAATATAAAAAGTTTGAGAAATTTATTAATGAAAACATGCTTTTAACAGAAAAAGCAAAAAATAGGAATGAGTTATCTAAGATAATAAATAAATTTGATTTAGTTATTGTAGGTAGTGACCAAGTTTGGAACTATGATATAACAAAAGAGTATATTGGGGATTATCTTTTATACAACATTAATTGTAACAAAATAAGTTATGCTGCAAGTTTAGGCAAAAATGAAATAAAAAGAGAACTTGTCGATTTATTTTGCGAATCTTTAGAAAAGTTTGATTTTGTTTCACTGAGAGAAAAAACTTCGATAGATTATGTAAATAAAATCTGTAAGGGAAAAAAGTATAATTTATGTATAGATCCAGTTTTTCTTATAAGTTCAAATGAATGGAAAAAAATATCTGAAAATAGTAACTATAAAATTCCAAGAAACGGATATGTTCTAGTATATATGTTAGAATATAACCCTAATTTATTAAAAACAGCAAGATATTTATCTGAAAAATATAATATTCCTGTTTTAAGTATTGAAATACCTTTCATAAGATTTTTTGGTAAAAACTTTGGAATAAAAAAATTACATGATGTTGGTCCTATAGATTTTGTTAAATTGTTCTTGAAAGCTAAATATATATTAACAAATTCTTTCCATGGTACGGCTTTTTCGTTGATTTTTCATAAACCATTTATATCGTTTGCACATTCTAAAGTAAATTCAAGAATGGAGAATTTATTGAGTCTATATCAATTGGAAAATGTTCAGATAAAAAATACTTTGAATAATTTTGAAATTGTGGAAGAAATTTTGAAAAAAACTCAAAAAGCTTATTCTAATTTAGAAAATAAAGAAATTAGTAAAGTAATAGAAAATTCAAAACAATATTTAGTGGAAGCATTGAAAAAAATAGAATTAAAATTGAAGAGGGAAAAACATGAAAAATAA
- a CDS encoding glycosyltransferase, with translation MVYATDLSKEQLKMGHNVIMLMPGIYNGKGKSKIKFFKVQEKLPVYQIINSHPVNLSGIGNPSDFIKEKKENNYRDFLKKNNIEILHVHSLMGFPKELLDEAKNLGIKTIFSAHDYFGLCPKYRLFKYDGTLCNDFNEGKSCVLCNYEASNRAIKSRNLLIVFPLGYRILRKTYQLFKRSSRQSKKEYAEKKYYQKLVFNENKAIKFVEFRRYYIKILESFDFIIFNSSVTKNEFSKYINLNKLKYKILPVTHSSIKDNRNVINYKPLINGKVNFLFMGGLVKGKGFYDLVSILNEIKKTHTNWQINIYGNYSGINLDNFDNNFFKFYSKYSYKDLIDIFSNSSVLIIPSKWKETFGLIGLEAFSYGIPVIASENVGFSDLLEDGKTGFIYKEDSENEHLKKIIIAILENPYLLQEMNKEIKRIGFKYTLKHHVNEIILCYKNLLEEKL, from the coding sequence ATGGTTTATGCCACTGATTTATCGAAAGAACAATTAAAAATGGGGCATAACGTTATAATGTTAATGCCAGGGATTTATAATGGAAAAGGGAAAAGTAAAATAAAATTTTTTAAAGTTCAGGAAAAACTGCCAGTATATCAAATAATAAATTCGCATCCTGTAAACCTTTCAGGAATAGGTAATCCAAGTGATTTTATCAAAGAAAAAAAAGAAAATAACTATAGAGATTTTTTAAAGAAGAATAATATTGAAATACTACATGTTCATTCTTTAATGGGTTTTCCAAAAGAATTATTAGATGAAGCAAAAAATCTGGGAATAAAAACAATATTTAGTGCTCATGATTATTTTGGGCTTTGTCCTAAGTATAGATTGTTTAAATATGATGGTACTTTATGTAATGATTTTAATGAGGGAAAATCGTGTGTTTTGTGTAATTATGAAGCTTCAAATAGAGCTATAAAGTCAAGAAATTTATTAATAGTATTTCCATTAGGTTATAGAATACTTAGAAAAACATATCAATTGTTTAAGAGATCAAGTCGACAAAGCAAAAAAGAATATGCTGAGAAAAAATATTATCAAAAATTAGTGTTTAATGAAAATAAAGCAATAAAATTTGTGGAATTTAGAAGATATTATATTAAAATTCTGGAAAGTTTTGACTTTATAATTTTCAATAGTAGTGTAACCAAGAATGAATTTTCTAAATATATCAATTTAAATAAATTAAAATATAAAATTTTGCCTGTAACACATTCAAGTATAAAAGACAATAGAAATGTTATAAATTACAAACCTTTAATTAATGGGAAAGTTAATTTTCTTTTTATGGGAGGTTTGGTTAAGGGAAAAGGTTTTTATGATTTAGTAAGTATTTTGAATGAAATAAAGAAAACTCATACAAATTGGCAAATAAATATCTATGGTAATTATTCTGGGATAAATTTAGATAATTTTGATAATAATTTTTTCAAGTTTTATAGTAAATATAGTTATAAAGATTTAATTGATATATTTTCAAATTCAAGTGTTTTAATAATTCCAAGTAAATGGAAAGAAACTTTTGGTTTAATTGGGTTAGAGGCTTTTTCTTACGGGATTCCAGTTATAGCTTCTGAAAATGTTGGATTTAGCGATTTGTTAGAAGATGGTAAAACAGGGTTTATTTATAAAGAAGATAGTGAAAATGAACATTTGAAAAAAATTATAATAGCTATTTTAGAAAATCCATATTTGTTGCAAGAAATGAATAAAGAAATTAAAAGAATTGGTTTTAAATATACTTTAAAGCATCATGTAAATGAAATTATACTTTGCTATAAAAATTTATTGGAGGAAAAATTATGA